TTGATCGGCGACGATCAGTCGCCAGCGGGTGATCGATGGCTCGGGGCCTTCGCCAAGATGCGGTACAACGCCTGCCGTGAGATCCCCAGCTTGGCCGCGGCAGCCTTCTTCTCCTGGCCGCAGCTATCCAGCGCAGCCCTGACCTCCTCTCGTGACGGCGGTTGCCGGCGCGCCGGCGCATGCTTGCCCAGGTAAGCGTTGCTCTTGGATTCCCTGGAGTGGCCGGCGGCCTCAACAACCCGCTTCATCCCCTCACGGTGCAGGGCGTCCAAAGGCTTCGTTCCCCTTGGATCGCGGAAAATTCCCCGGTCACCCGGTGGTACAAGCCGTTGAGATATTGGTGCCGTAAGCCGTGCGAGGTGATCTGCAGCTCGCGCTTTGTCACCCCGTGGACCCTCAAGACGTAGTCATAGTGATTGCGCCACTGGTCTAGGCTGTACTCGATAGGAATCGTGGTGCCGCTCATGCTATTGGCCATCCGACATGCATCTTCGAGCAGCTTGTACTGCGCCTCGGTCTCGAGCTGCACCTTGCGTGGCCGCTTTGCTTTCGTTCCGTCGTCCACCCGCAACTGCCCATCTGCCGTTACTCGATGCGGCTTCAGCAGGAAGGACTCCTTTTTGCGAAGGCCGAAGGCGGCCTGAAGTCTCAATTGCGTCGCGACGTGCCGGTCGGACTGCTCGATCTTCCGCAACAGCCCATCGACATCTACCCCACTGGCGTCCCACGTCTTCTCAACCTCAGCAAAGTACGTGCGTCGGTAGTCATCAGGACGCTCAATGTAGTCGTCAAGCTTACCGACCAGGTTGTGCTTGCCCATCCAGGCGGCAATCGTCCGCAAGTACGTCAGCTTGTTCTCCACCGTCCCGGGCGCCTGCTTCAGCTCCAGCACCCATTTGCGCACAAGGTGCTCGATGTGCTTCTGCTTCAGGTTCCACGGACTGGTCAACTTGTAGCCGTCTTCCCGCAACTCCCGGAACGAGGCCAGCAGGTTGATGACACGCCGATACTGGGTCTCAAACGACACCGGCTTGTCGCTCAACCGATTTGGGCTGCGGATCTTCTTGAGGTGGTCGCCGGCGAGCAGCTTGAAGGCGTCGATAAAGGACGGCGGCAGGCCAGATCGCTCGGCGATGGCCGCGTAGTCGATTGTGATCACGCTGGCACTCCGAGGTCAGGGCTCGACGGGCGGATCCGTGCGGTCGCTGCGGCGACGCACCTCGATCTTCGCCTCGTGAAGCTCGAGGAACAGCGCACCCAGGAGCCCAACCAACAGCAGGGCGATCGCCGCAAGCTTTCCGGCCCGGTTGGGCCACAGCAAAAGGATCACCAATATGCCAACGGCAATCACGGTGCACAGTGCCACCACCTGCTTGACCAGGTTGGTTCCGTTTCCGTCCCTTTCTCTACTTGCCATCGAAAAATCCTGAGTACGTATGGGCGAAATGCCGTTAGTCGTCCGAGCTCCAGTCGCCGCTCGCCCCGCCGCCGTCGAACTGCCCGCCGTGACCAGTCACCTCGGCCGAGGCCCCAGCAGGGCGCTCGACCTCACTGGCGCTGGCGGAATCCGGCAGGCAGGCCCAACCGGCGTAGGTCGAGCCCACATCGTCCGCCGAACGTCAGGCTTCCCGACGAGGCCTCGCCCCACCCCGGGACTGCTGGCCCAGAGGCTTGATGCCGGCCTGCCCGCCCGGACGGCAGCGATTCGTGCCGCAATCGAGGGCGTGGGCTGGGCCACATCCGCGCCGTAGCGGAATCGGGTTCTCGCCATTTAGAACTCGCTATGCCGGATTGAACCTGACGGAAGCGGTTCCTGCGATCGCAGCCCCGGCCTTGGCGCAAGCTGGACGCCTTCCCAGTGTCGTTCCTGTTCGTACGCCGTCATGCCCGTGCCCCAGGCCTTGGGCCGCGGCGCAGGATCTGGCTCCGGAATAAGCGCAGGGCTAAGCTGTGGCCGCCGAGGCTCCTCGCCATCAGGCACCAGTTGGCCCAGCGCCCAGTCGAAGAAAGCCTCGGCCTCTGGCTTGCAGGACCGGAGTATCAATCTCCGAAGGTTGTACTCGCTAAGGAAGGTGATCTCCTGCGTGCCGCTAATAGTCTGGGTGGCCTTGCGCACGATACCCGCCGCAGGCAGGCAATGTTGAGCAACCATCGCGCTGCTGTTCAGAACGCCGAGACATCGGGCAACATCAAGCGCGCAATACCACCGACGGCCCTCGGTATCTCGGAACCCGCGGACAACCGCGCCAGCGCCGCCGAGTGGCAGAGGAGCAAACTCAACCTCGCCAGGATCAGAACTGCCTCGCCCCTCCCCGGTCGCTAGCCAGTTGTCCTCATGACGCACAACGGCGAGGCATACATCGGCGGCTACGCCAGGACGTTCGACGCCCCCGTCTTCGCTCTCCCGCGCGGCCGAGATTCGCGCCTCTGGCCCGCGCTGGCGCGGCGCCAGGTCGTCAAGCACCCAGTCCAGATATGCGTCTGCCTCAACCTTCTTGCACCGCGCAACCAGCCTTCGCAAATTGCCTTCGCTGAGGTACATGAGAGGCTCGCGCTTGCCACCGGTATCGGTGATCCGATGGCCAATTCCACCAGGCTCGCGACAAACACGCGTGATGGTCGCACGAAAATTCGTCAAACTGAGCGCACTCGCCGCGTCGATCGCGCAGTACCACTTTTCCCCCTGCGGGTCGATGAACCCGCGCACTGTCGCGCCCTGCCTCCCGAACGGAAGACGGCCTACTGGCTCGTTCCCCGCTTCGTCTGTCGCGTTCAATAGTTGATCTTCAGGGAGCTGTCCCATCGGCCACGCGCTCCTAAGCCGGCTGGTTGGCAAGTTGAAGCGCCACCAAGGCCTTCCAACCGCTCACGAGGATGTCGACCTTAGCTGCCTCGATGCCTAGCAGGTGCCCGATTTGCGCTGCTGTATTGCCCTTGTCGCGAAGCTCTGCGGCCTGCTTCATCTGCGCATGCCGCAGCTTCCGCGTGCTTTCCTGCCACTTTGCGAGATGCTCAAGCACCTTGACCTCGTGCTCCAGCTCGGCGATTCGCAGATCCTTCTCCTCCGCTTGAAGTCGGTACCGAATCGCATCCTGGCGGGCGAACGACAACTGAATTGGCAGCTTGCTCAGATCGGATAGCGCCTCCTCGAGATCTGGGCTCGCTGCGGGCAACTGCGGTGCTTTGCCTTCGTTCAACGTATACACGCCGCGCATCCGTAGCGCTGGTAACACCTCCCGCGTTACCCAGAGACGGAACGCCTTAGCTGCGGGCAGTTTGCACCCGAAGATGAGCAGGTACAAATTTGCTTCGTTCACAAACTGCAGCCTGCGGATGCCTCCGCTGGTGCTCGTGTCAAATTTCGTTACACCGCCATCATCCTCACAATGCGAACCGATGGCCATGCGGGAGTTGGCGTATCCGAGAACATCGCAGACATCGGTCGCACAAAACCAAGACTGCCCGTCCTTGTCAATCAAAGTGCGGACCGCATGTTCCTGATACATGAACTGGACTATGTCCTGTGGCCGCTTCGGCAGCCCCCCATCCCGGGCATCAAATACCCCATCATCCATACGAAACCTCCCTTCCAGAGCCGCTAGGAGCGTGTAATTCCACTAGCCCGCCTAGTGCGCCGAACGGCGCGCCACCCAATATTTATACAACGAAATTCTGGGCGAGCCGAAACCAAATTCGCTTGGATTTCCGATCCCATTCGGCGTCACCCAAATAAACCAAACAGCTCCGTCCTTTAGCGATTCCGCCGATGAGCCAGGCGCGTGGAGCAACGCAACCTGACCGTCGCAGCAACGTCTCCGTCACCGCTCCCACGCGCCCTACCGCTGGCCGTGGATTCTGATGGGCATTCTGTGCAGGCTGCCTTGGGCCTGTGTTGTCGGCTGAACCGCCGGGTGATTCCCATGC
The sequence above is drawn from the Cupriavidus sp. D39 genome and encodes:
- a CDS encoding integrase domain-containing protein; protein product: MITIDYAAIAERSGLPPSFIDAFKLLAGDHLKKIRSPNRLSDKPVSFETQYRRVINLLASFRELREDGYKLTSPWNLKQKHIEHLVRKWVLELKQAPGTVENKLTYLRTIAAWMGKHNLVGKLDDYIERPDDYRRTYFAEVEKTWDASGVDVDGLLRKIEQSDRHVATQLRLQAAFGLRKKESFLLKPHRVTADGQLRVDDGTKAKRPRKVQLETEAQYKLLEDACRMANSMSGTTIPIEYSLDQWRNHYDYVLRVHGVTKRELQITSHGLRHQYLNGLYHRVTGEFSAIQGERSLWTPCTVRG
- a CDS encoding helix-turn-helix domain-containing protein, with protein sequence MKRVVEAAGHSRESKSNAYLGKHAPARRQPPSREEVRAALDSCGQEKKAAAAKLGISRQALYRILAKAPSHRSPAGD
- a CDS encoding BRO family protein; translation: MRGFIDPQGEKWYCAIDAASALSLTNFRATITRVCREPGGIGHRITDTGGKREPLMYLSEGNLRRLVARCKKVEADAYLDWVLDDLAPRQRGPEARISAARESEDGGVERPGVAADVCLAVVRHEDNWLATGEGRGSSDPGEVEFAPLPLGGAGAVVRGFRDTEGRRWYCALDVARCLGVLNSSAMVAQHCLPAAGIVRKATQTISGTQEITFLSEYNLRRLILRSCKPEAEAFFDWALGQLVPDGEEPRRPQLSPALIPEPDPAPRPKAWGTGMTAYEQERHWEGVQLAPRPGLRSQEPLPSGSIRHSEF
- a CDS encoding Bro-N domain-containing protein gives rise to the protein MDDGVFDARDGGLPKRPQDIVQFMYQEHAVRTLIDKDGQSWFCATDVCDVLGYANSRMAIGSHCEDDGGVTKFDTSTSGGIRRLQFVNEANLYLLIFGCKLPAAKAFRLWVTREVLPALRMRGVYTLNEGKAPQLPAASPDLEEALSDLSKLPIQLSFARQDAIRYRLQAEEKDLRIAELEHEVKVLEHLAKWQESTRKLRHAQMKQAAELRDKGNTAAQIGHLLGIEAAKVDILVSGWKALVALQLANQPA